DNA sequence from the Fusarium verticillioides 7600 chromosome 2, whole genome shotgun sequence genome:
CCCAGCCAAGTACATAGAGAGGTTAAAATCTATGATTAACTACACCAGCAAGCCGGGCGTTGATCATCTTTTGGCTCAGCGTCAGACATCAAAGGAATGGCTCGAGGCGCTTACTAAATTGGACTTTGCAGACCCTGCCTCTGTTATCAATCTTCAATTCGACTTGGCGGTGTATAACGTCGGGGAACCCATTCTGTGCACCGGCAAAGACACCTTTACTGTTTCGCCACATCCTGCGGCTATCAGTGTAGATAGCGCACCAGTTGTAGATCGCGACAGTCCTCATGAAGGCCTTATGGCTCTTGAATTTCTCCGAAGGGCCAAAGCTCGACCTGCTCCCGCAGATGAAAAAGCTCCCGAAACACCACTCCCCTCTGTTGCGTTTCTCATCAGACGCTTGCGCAAAGGAAAGACTATACAAAGAGGTATTGAAGACTTGGAGGAGACTGACTATATCCTGGTCGTTGATGCTATTACGCCTGGGCATCCTGTCTGGCTGATCTGGGATCGACAGGCTTCCGATAAAGACGAGATATACTACGTCCACCCAGACAAGACATACCCGGTTTTCACgggagttgagaagaactTTGACGCAGCTCAGATCCTCCCTAGTATTAATGACTGGTTTGAGTCCTATGGAAACCTGGACTCTAATCAGCTTGAGGAGTCTATCAAGGCGACTGGTCTTGTCGGTTTCGTAAAGGCCAAGGAGGTAACCTTGGCGAACGTCAATGAGCTTTTGGGCAAGGCTCAATCGCAAGGGGCAACTGATACAATGGAAAACAACGAGATTTCCGAGGCTCGCtttgccgagatcaaggcgGCTGTTGCTGACCCTTTCAAAGGTAAGAAACTTTCCTCGACATATCGCTGCACCACGCTAATCTTATCGTCTCAGCTCTCCCATCTTTGTTCATACAGAAACTCGAGGAAGCAACTGCTCGCGACAACAGCCTGGATCAGTACCTAACCAAGTCTTTGAAAGTGAACAAATCTTCGCGTCGGCCAGCTCTGGATTGGCTTCAGGAGCTTGCCATCGCGGACTTTGCGGACCTCAACGCTGTCTACTATTTTGACTACAGCTTATTTCTTAACAATATTGGTCCTCTTGATCTGGCTACCAATGGCGAGACCACTTATTCCATCGTACCAAATGCCTGTGCTATGGGCCATGACGAACCAATAACCGACGACTTTCATGGGACATTCCAATCCCTCAAGACTTCTGCCCTGCCTGGAACAGGGAATTCCATTCCTACCCTGATCTATATTGTTGGGGTTTTGATAAAAGCAAAGAAGGGTACGACTCACGACTATGACTCCGAAACTGACTACGACTATGACTCCAGAACGGACTACGTCCTTGTCGTTGATGCCGTTGCGCCTGGACATCCTGTCTGGCTGGTGTATAACCACAATTCATGGAGtgaacagcttgaggaacGACGCACCGTCGATCCGGCTGATCAACCCTTGATCTTCGAAGGGATTGGGCACAATTTTGACGCCGCCCAAATCTTCCCGGGCATTCACGACTGGACCCAGCCCTATGGAAATATCTACTTCGCGAAGTGTGAGGAGTCTATCAAGGCGACTTGTATCACCGGTGCTATGCATGCCAAGGCAATTCTGTTATCGGAGGTTGAGGTGCTTTTTCGCCAGTAAAATCATCCTCATGGACGACTACTTTTGACGCCAGACAGTGATGGGGCAGCGGAGAGCTACATGGGAATCTTTCTTGGACGCAGACACAATCTTCTGAGTGACATCGTCGTCTACAGTGGGCAGGAATCACAAGGGTTTAGCAcggtatcatcaacatcgtATGATAGAATCATAGCCGTAAATAAAGTGATCCGCCCTTAATCTCATCTGTATCACCATGGCCTGATATGTTATAGTCTCAACGAAGACCAAGCCCTTAGCACAATCTGTCAGTGTCCTGTTATCAACGAGCCTCAAACAAAAGAAATTCCCGTCCCATCCATATCACACTCAGTTTCCGACTCATTACCCCCATCACTCAAACTGAACCGGCTCGACGCGATCAATGTTTCTCTTGGTGAAAGGCTCACAAATTACAtaaaccttcttcttcgctacCCTCAATCCCTCTCCATTGTAAGCAACCTTGCGCGCATAAACATTCAATTCTCGATGAGAAATGACTCCAGAGGGAGGCCTCAGATGGACCATCATGACATTTGGGCATTTCTGGCCGTGTTCGCGCAACAGCTTCGCACGAGCGATCGCATCAGCACGATCTTGATATCCAGGTATGAATGGTGCACGGGAGCCTGGGTGATCAAAGATCTCCTCCAGACCTTCTCGAACGTCCTCGAGAAGGTCTTCGTATATTGCTCCAGGCATGTCGATCTTGTCAGGGATTTGGAAGTACTTGGGTGTAGCTCGACGGGGCGTGACGCTCTGTCTGTGCATCTCGACGTCACCGGTTGCGACCCAGCAAGGCGTTCCGATCTCCAAATCCCATGCCATGATTGTTTCTGGGGTGTATGTTGAGCTGGGAGGTTATACaatgggttgatgatgaatatgAGGAAGTGTTAGATGAGAAGTTTCTTTAATTGCAGTCACAAAATTGGAGATTCTGTTCAAGAGGTAATATGTAGCACCGAGTATAAGTGGTGATGTGCAGAGAATAAAAGAAATCGAGTTCCCGAGAGATTGCCGGGCATCACTCGATACTTATGCGCAATTACAAGCTGTTACGTCGAATTATGGAGCCACCTACGCGCTGCGCTCTCCATCGATTCCGTAGACTTTTGGCTAATACAAGAAGAGTACGAGATCACACGATCAATGCAGGTTTACATTTTGGCTTACTAAAGTTCTGCGATTGTCACCCAACATTATCCGGAGGATCCCGGGTTCGTGAACAGAGGGtgaagccgaggaggaaTGTGATCCAAAATCTCAGAAACATTGCACGGCCTGGAAATTGAGTATAATTGATTTGCTGGGTTCGCGTGACAGCGCGAAGAGGGTATACTTTCAATAACTCGAGTCTCTTCAGTTttgatgatcatgaagagAAATGTGTAATTTGCATCTCCATTGACATTTCTGGTCAGGAACTTACCCCAGAGTAACGGCTATAACGGGA
Encoded proteins:
- a CDS encoding hypothetical protein (At least one base has a quality score < 10); translated protein: MAWDLEIGTPCWVATGDVEMHRQSVTPRRATPKYFQIPDKIDMPGAIYEDLLEDVREGLEEIFDHPGSRAPFIPGYQDRADAIARAKLLREHGQKCPNVMMVHLRPPSGVISHRELNVYARKVAYNGEGLRVAKKKVYVICEPFTKRNIDRVEPVQFE